In the Corallococcus silvisoli genome, CCGCACCATGCGTCTGGAAGCGCAGGCTGGTGACGGTGCTCAAGCCCGTCTTCGCGATGGGTGGCGTGAGCATGCTGGCCACGATGGTGCACAAGGCGGGCGCCAGCGAGCTGAAGACCACGCTCGTGGGTGCGATGCCATTGCTTCCCTGGGTGGTGCTCATCGAACTGGGCCGGCAGACCTGCGACGCCACGGCGACGCGGCTGTCCTATGGCGCTCGCGCTCGGCAGGTGCCGCTCTCGGTGTTGGTGCGTGCACAGTTGATTGGCACCGCGGTGTCGAGCATGGCTCCCGCGGGCCGAGCGGCGGCGGAGGCGACCAAGGCGACCCTGCTCACGCCCTACACGGGGGGCGCGTCCGCGACGGCGGCGGCGGCCACGTCGCAGTCGGCGTCGCTGGGGGCGGGAGGGCTCATCTCCTTTCCGTGCGCGGTGGCGTCCTTCATGCTGACGGGCTGGAGCGCCTTCACGGTGGCGATGCTGGTGCATGGCTTCGTGTTGTTGATGGCATCGCTGGGCGTCCGCGCGGGGCTGCGCGCGAAGCGGCTGGGGGCGTGGATGCGCCGGCGGTGCGGCAGGTGGGGTGAGCACGCGGAGGCCTTCCAGGCATCGGTGTGCGCAGGAGGGCTGTGTCCATGGCGGCCGATGCTGGCGTTCCTGGGCAGCCGTGCGTTGCAGGTGATGCAGTACGCGGTGCTGGCGCACGCGGTGGGCATCCACGCGACGGCGGTGCAGGCGCTGTTCACGCAAGGGCTCTACCTGGTGGCGTTGGCCATGGGCTCGCTGGTGCCCGGGCAGGTCGGCGTGACGGACGGGATGTTCTCTCTGGCCGCGGGTGCGATGGGGACGACGGCGGCGAAGGCGATGTCCATCGCGTTGCTCGCGCACTCGGTGCAGGCGGTGTTCGTGCTGGCGGGGACGCTCACGCCGCTGGTGTGGCGCCCCCGGAAGACGAAGGCGACGGGGGTGCCCGTGGGGCCGCCGGGCTTGCCGTCGCCGGTGTATCACTGAGGCCGTGAGGGCTTCGGCGGCTCAGGTCGTCGCCAGCCGGACGTGGACGGGAGTGCCGCTGAAGGCCGCGTTGCCGCTGACGGCGTCCAGCGCCTGATCATCGGTGAGGTCGTTGATGCTGGCGCCCGCGTGCGCGCCCGCCACCTTCAAGCGGATTCCCGCGCGCTGGTGGCCATAGCCATGCGGCAGGCTGACGACGCCCGGCATGACATCCTCGGTGACGGCGACGGGCACGGTGACTTCACCCACGCGCGAGCGGACGGTGGCCTCCACGCCTTCGGCGAGGCCCAGCCGGGATGCGTCGTCGGGGTGGATCATCAGCGTGCAGCGGGGGCGGCCCTTCACGAGCCCGGGCACGTTGTGCATCCACGAGTTGTTGTCGCGCAGGTGCCGGCGGCCAATGAGCAGCAGCTCCCCGTCGCGAGGCGCCGCGTCATCAGGGAATGCGGCGCGCAGCCGCGCCACGTCCGCGACGAGCAGCTCTGGAGCCAGCTGGATGCGCTTGGAGCGGTGGCGGAGGCGGCCGGGGAGGCTGGGCTTCAACGGGCCCAGGTCGATGCCATGGGGCGCGGCGCGCAGCTTCGCGAGCGACAGGCCGTCCTTCTTGAACGGATGGAAGCGGGAGCCATAGGGGCCCATGCGGAGGCCCAGGTCGAGGATGCGCTCGGGCCCCAGGCGCTTGAGGGCCTGGTACTTGAGGAGCGCGCGGGGGCCGCGTCCGTGGCGTAGCGTCTCCAGCCGGTGCTGGAGCTCCAGGAGGATCTCCCAGTCCTGGCGCGCATCCGGCGCGGCCTGGAAGACAGGGGGCGAATACTTCGCGGTGTTGCGCACGGCGAGCACGTGGAAGGCGAGGTCGTAGTGCCCGCGCTCCAGCACGGACACGGGCGGCAGGATGTAGTGAGCGTGCCGGGTGGTCTCGTTGAGGTATGGGTCGATGCTCACCATGAAGTCGAGCTGCCCCAGCGCGGTATCCAGCTGTGTGCCATTGGGCGTGGACAGCACGGGGTTGCCGGCCAGGGTGATGAGGGCGCGGATGCGGCCCTCGCCGGGGGTGAGGATCTCCTCCGCGAGCACGGCGACGGGGAGCTCGCCCGCGGTCTCCGGCAGGCCGCGCACGCGGCTCCTCCAGCGTCCGTGGCCGCCGCGGCTGACGCCGAGTGCCCGGGGGCCACCGATGAGGTCGAAGGCAGGGAGGGTGAAGAGGGCGCCGCCTTCGCGGTCCAGGTTGCCGGTGACGATGTTGAGGACGTTGATGAGCCATTGGCAGAGGGAGCCAAAGGGCTGCGTGGACAGGCCGATGCGGCCGTAGCAGACGGCGCCGTCGGCGGCGAGCAGGTCCCGGGCGATGTCGCGAAGCACGTCTGGCGCGATGCCGGTGTGAGGGGCCGTGCGCTCAGGAGGGAAGTCACGGGCGAGCGGCGCGACGGCGTCCAGGCCCTCGACGAAGGCGGCGAGCCGGCCCATGCGGTGGGGGTTCGCCTCCAGGACGAGGTGGAGCAGGGAGAAGAGGGCGAGCGCGTCGGTTCCGGGGCGGACGAAGACGTGCTGGTCCGCGATGGCGGCGGTCTCGGTGCGGCGCGGGTCGATGACGACGACCTTGCCGCCGCGCTCCTGGATGGCGCGCAGGCGGGCGCGCACGTCGGGGGTGGTCATCAGGCTGCCATTGGACGCGAGCGGATTGGCGCCCAGGATGAGCATGTATCGCGTGCGGTCGATGTCTGGGATGGGGACGAGCAGCTGGTGGCCGAACATGAGGTGGGCCACGAGCTGGTGGGGGAGCTGGTCGACGGAGGTGGCGGAGAACAGGTTGCGCGAGCGCAGGGCGCGCAGCAGCCCGGAGCCGAACATCATCGAGCCCAGGTTGTGGACGTTGGGATTGCCCAGATAGGCGCCCACGCAGTTCGGGCCGTGCTCCTGCTGGAGCGCGTGGAGGCGTTGGCCGATGTCCTGGAGGGCGTCTTCCCAGGACACGCGCTCCCAGCCGGAGGCGGTGCGTTTCATGGGATGGCGGAGGCGGTCCGGGTCTTCGTGCAGGTCGCGAAGCGCCACGGCCTTGGGACAGATGTGGCCCCGGCTGAACGGATCCGCGTCGTCGCCCTTGATGGAAGTGATGCGCCCGTCGGCGACTTCGATGCGGACACCGCACATCGCTTCACAGAGGTTGCAGGTGCGGAAGTGGACCTGGGGCGGGGCGGAAGCGCTCATGGGCGTGGAGCCTACCCCCTGGGGTTTGCCGGTGGAGCTTCAGGCCAACATCGGACCCCTCACATGACAACGCCTTGGGCATCGGTGCCCAAGGCGTCGAGGTGGACCGGAATGTTCCAGCGCGCTCAGCGAGGGAGGAGCACCACGGCCTCACGCACGTTGCGGTAGATGGCCATGTTGCTGTTCTGCTTGTAGTTGAAGACGCCGCCGTCGCGCGCGATGCCCATGTCGCTCCCATACGGCGACTTGCCGTACTGCCAGCCGTGCTTGGTCTGGAACACCACGGCCCCCTCGGGAATCTGGCCGTTTCGGGCGGCTTGCTCAAACGCCTCGCCCGAGAGCACGTGTGCCTGCACACGTCCGGCGGGGCTGTCGATGGTCTGCACGGAGGAACCGGGGATCGCCGCGGACTGCCAATGGTTGCTGCGGAGCATCTGCACCATCGTCCCCCGCGAGTGGTTGCCGTCACCGCCGCTATTGACCGGCAGGCCCTGCATGCCCGCGCGCTGGAGGTTCGCGCGCGTGGTCTTGACGCAAGACTTGTCGGCCCCGGCGCGCAGCGGCGTCGCGTTGATGGCGTCCAGCCTGGGGTTGCCCGACGAGTAGGTGTCGCGGGTCCTGCGTGACGCCGCCGCCGTTTCCGAGGTGGCCGGTGCACGAGGGGTGCGAGCCGACCCCGGGGCCCGGACGGTGCCCGCTTCGAAGGTATCGCGCGTGTGACGCGGCAGGCGCTGGGGAGCAGCACGGGTCTGCGTGGTCGCCGGACGCTGGCGGGGGGCGACCTGCGGGGAGGCTGCCGGTCGGGTCTGGGTCGCCGCCGGACGCTGGCGGGAGGCCCCCTGGGGGAGGGCCGCGGTGCGGGCCTGGGGAAGCGGCTGCTCCCGGAAGGTTGAAGGAGTCGACCGAAGGCGGGTGCCGCTGTTGATGGAAACGCGCGTCGTCATGATGAGTGCCTTGATGGGATGCTGATCACCCGATTGTCGGGGTTCCCGGGAGAAGGTTGCGGAAACGCCGCGACATCCAGGCTGGCTGGAACGACCTCCGCCCAGTGTTCGACTCGTTGCGTCATGGGGTCGGGGTTGTTGACAGCGCTCCGGTGGAACTCGGCCGCACGTCGAGCGCGTTGTCGTCGTCAAGGTTGTCCACGCATGTCGCGGTGGTGTCACGCTTCGGGCACGTCCCGGACAGGCCGAGGAGGGCTGTCACCCTGGGAGGGGGCGGCTCCACTGAGACATGCATGCCTGGGGGACGTGCACATCGTGCTCGCCGGAATGCTAGCCTTTGCAGCTCCAGGAAGGGGGGCGCCGTTGGCGAAACCGAGCGGAGCGAATTCCGGAAGCATCGTGGCGGTGGTGCCTCCTGCCCCCGCGCCCGCGCCAGCGGGCCCCGTGGCGCTCGTCTCGTTGCGGAACGCGGCCCTCTTCCTCGTCCAGCGGATCTCCGAAGGACTGACGCTCTGCGTGTTGTTGCTGAGCGCGGTCCTGGCCATCTCATCCATCGCGGAGATCTCCTCGCGCCAGCAGGCCCGCACGGAGGTCGACCGTGTCGAGCGGGAGGAGACCGCCCTCATCATGGGTCAGGTGTCCTCCGTCCCCGTGGCGCAGGCGCGAGCGGAGGACGCCACGGGCCAGCAGCTCCTGCGTCAGCACCTCCGGGGTGTGTCCCGGATCCACGCCTACTCCATGGAGGCTCGAAACCAGATCGACTCCCTGTCGGTGCGCGGAGCAGGGGAGTCACGGCAGGGCGTCACCCGCATCCTCTCTGACTACCGAGTGAAGGTCTCCGAGGTACGCAACGAACTCGTGGACTCCTTCTGGAACGAACCGCTGAAGGGCGACGGCCGAACCGCGGTGGGCAAGGTGACCCCCGAAGCCCCGCTCGAAACGCCCTGGGTGGAGCGTCTGTCCCTCCAACTGCGGAGCCTCTGGGCGCAGCTCCCACTGAAGCAGTCACGCACCGACTATCTCCTGGCGCTCGTGGTGTCGTGCTGCGCCCTGGTGGGCGCCATCATCGCGATGATGCGGGAAGGCGGCGCCCGGTTCGCCACGAAGCAGATCGCCCTGGGGCTGGCCTCCGGCTTCGTCGCGTTCCTCTCGCTGCGTGGAGGCCGCAGCGTGTTCATGCTGGAGCTGACCGGCGAAGTGCCACACTTCAATCCCTACAGCATGGCCTTCGCGGGGCTGCTCGTCGGCCTCTTCACG is a window encoding:
- a CDS encoding lysylphosphatidylglycerol synthase domain-containing protein, whose translation is MSNVHHEGARSGSGSAEGEGLSAAPCVWKRRLVTVLKPVFAMGGVSMLATMVHKAGASELKTTLVGAMPLLPWVVLIELGRQTCDATATRLSYGARARQVPLSVLVRAQLIGTAVSSMAPAGRAAAEATKATLLTPYTGGASATAAAATSQSASLGAGGLISFPCAVASFMLTGWSAFTVAMLVHGFVLLMASLGVRAGLRAKRLGAWMRRRCGRWGEHAEAFQASVCAGGLCPWRPMLAFLGSRALQVMQYAVLAHAVGIHATAVQALFTQGLYLVALAMGSLVPGQVGVTDGMFSLAAGAMGTTAAKAMSIALLAHSVQAVFVLAGTLTPLVWRPRKTKATGVPVGPPGLPSPVYH
- a CDS encoding molybdopterin oxidoreductase family protein translates to MSASAPPQVHFRTCNLCEAMCGVRIEVADGRITSIKGDDADPFSRGHICPKAVALRDLHEDPDRLRHPMKRTASGWERVSWEDALQDIGQRLHALQQEHGPNCVGAYLGNPNVHNLGSMMFGSGLLRALRSRNLFSATSVDQLPHQLVAHLMFGHQLLVPIPDIDRTRYMLILGANPLASNGSLMTTPDVRARLRAIQERGGKVVVIDPRRTETAAIADQHVFVRPGTDALALFSLLHLVLEANPHRMGRLAAFVEGLDAVAPLARDFPPERTAPHTGIAPDVLRDIARDLLAADGAVCYGRIGLSTQPFGSLCQWLINVLNIVTGNLDREGGALFTLPAFDLIGGPRALGVSRGGHGRWRSRVRGLPETAGELPVAVLAEEILTPGEGRIRALITLAGNPVLSTPNGTQLDTALGQLDFMVSIDPYLNETTRHAHYILPPVSVLERGHYDLAFHVLAVRNTAKYSPPVFQAAPDARQDWEILLELQHRLETLRHGRGPRALLKYQALKRLGPERILDLGLRMGPYGSRFHPFKKDGLSLAKLRAAPHGIDLGPLKPSLPGRLRHRSKRIQLAPELLVADVARLRAAFPDDAAPRDGELLLIGRRHLRDNNSWMHNVPGLVKGRPRCTLMIHPDDASRLGLAEGVEATVRSRVGEVTVPVAVTEDVMPGVVSLPHGYGHQRAGIRLKVAGAHAGASINDLTDDQALDAVSGNAAFSGTPVHVRLATT